In Desulfovibrio aminophilus, a genomic segment contains:
- a CDS encoding class I SAM-dependent methyltransferase → MISDLLLEAHRDLPRQGPGEEASTLRALVLAGGLPEDLRVLDLGCGSGMQTLVLARALPGARITAVDQHELFLDELRARAREAGLNGRLKTLAADMADLPFEDGSFDLLWAEGSISCLGFDRGLRLWKRLLRPGGVLACTELAWLVSEPPQEAARHWESGYPGMRWAPANMDAARAAGYDILGSFPLPQSAWRRDYYEPLKRNLEALRVRRAGDAGVLEAIAAEEAEMDLLRRHGTSYGYVFYILRKP, encoded by the coding sequence ATGATTTCCGATCTCCTGTTGGAGGCCCATCGCGACCTGCCCCGCCAGGGGCCGGGCGAGGAGGCCTCGACCCTGCGGGCCCTGGTCCTGGCCGGGGGCCTGCCGGAAGACCTGCGGGTGCTGGACCTGGGCTGCGGCTCGGGCATGCAGACCCTGGTCCTGGCGCGGGCCCTGCCCGGAGCCCGGATCACGGCCGTGGACCAGCACGAACTCTTTCTCGACGAACTGCGCGCCCGCGCCCGCGAGGCGGGCCTGAACGGCCGTCTGAAGACCCTGGCCGCCGACATGGCCGACCTGCCGTTCGAGGACGGCTCCTTCGACCTGCTCTGGGCCGAGGGCTCCATCTCCTGCCTGGGCTTCGACCGGGGGCTGCGGCTCTGGAAGCGCCTGCTCCGGCCGGGCGGGGTCCTGGCCTGCACCGAGTTGGCCTGGCTCGTCTCCGAACCGCCCCAGGAGGCCGCCCGCCACTGGGAGTCCGGCTATCCGGGCATGCGCTGGGCTCCGGCCAACATGGACGCGGCCCGCGCCGCCGGCTACGACATCCTGGGCTCGTTTCCGCTGCCGCAGTCGGCCTGGCGCAGGGACTACTACGAACCCCTGAAGCGCAACCTGGAAGCCCTGCGCGTCCGCCGCGCGGGCGACGCCGGGGTGCTGGAGGCCATCGCCGCCGAGGAGGCGGAAATGGACCTCCTCCGGCGTCACGGCACGAGCTACGGCTACGTCTTCTACATCCTCCGCAAGCCCTGA